In Roseiconus lacunae, a genomic segment contains:
- a CDS encoding AI-2E family transporter: protein MTTMEPIEGSLAASDSPNVERSARPLSAKANIVCAVVLVLYAMYFARSLIIPVLISIFAYLTLRPLVRKGRRVGIPSSVAAALILGTSLILIVVPSYLVMEPARQTLEQMPKYVQNVKQRLGFVFDKLDALNSATSELAREEAEENPAETPVPVEIKQPDWNANLTFISGTGNVVSLIIVSGVLLYFLLAYGDQLIRSLLHALPDFRTKRNFFAAIDGVQDGLSLYLAHVSVINVILGVCVSSAMWLLGMPSPLLWGVMACVFNFVPVLGALAGAGLLFIVALLTFEPFYYALVITGTFLTLTTIEGQFITPTILGRSMQMNPVLVFIATVFWGWMWGLVGVLLSVPILIAIRMASEHYQCSQGIAEFLGGKRQLDRNAQTDGTPDPGVAIGLKVNPEG, encoded by the coding sequence ATGACCACGATGGAACCGATCGAGGGTTCGCTAGCCGCTTCTGATTCACCGAACGTCGAACGGTCCGCTCGACCGCTTAGTGCAAAGGCCAATATTGTCTGTGCTGTTGTCCTGGTTCTCTATGCGATGTACTTCGCTCGATCGCTGATCATTCCCGTCCTCATTTCCATCTTCGCGTACTTAACGCTTCGGCCATTGGTGAGGAAAGGTCGTCGGGTTGGGATTCCATCATCGGTCGCGGCGGCATTGATTTTGGGTACGAGTCTTATATTGATCGTCGTGCCAAGCTATTTAGTGATGGAACCGGCGCGTCAAACGCTTGAGCAGATGCCAAAGTACGTACAAAACGTAAAGCAAAGGTTGGGATTTGTCTTTGACAAACTCGACGCACTGAACAGCGCGACGTCAGAATTGGCTCGCGAAGAGGCGGAAGAAAATCCGGCAGAAACACCTGTTCCGGTTGAGATCAAACAGCCGGACTGGAACGCCAACTTGACGTTCATCAGCGGCACCGGAAACGTCGTTTCGTTGATCATCGTATCCGGCGTTCTTCTGTACTTCCTGCTAGCGTATGGAGATCAATTGATTCGATCCCTGCTTCATGCTCTGCCAGACTTTCGAACCAAGCGAAATTTTTTCGCCGCGATTGATGGTGTCCAGGATGGGCTCAGCCTTTACCTCGCCCATGTCAGCGTAATCAACGTGATTCTTGGAGTTTGCGTGTCGTCCGCGATGTGGCTCCTTGGAATGCCTTCTCCACTTCTGTGGGGCGTGATGGCCTGCGTGTTCAATTTCGTCCCTGTACTCGGAGCTCTCGCCGGCGCGGGGCTCCTTTTTATCGTCGCGTTATTGACTTTCGAACCGTTTTACTACGCGCTGGTCATCACCGGAACGTTCTTGACGCTCACCACGATCGAAGGGCAGTTCATTACTCCCACTATCCTTGGGCGTTCGATGCAGATGAATCCGGTGTTGGTGTTCATCGCTACGGTGTTCTGGGGCTGGATGTGGGGCTTGGTCGGAGTCCTGCTTTCGGTTCCAATCTTGATCGCTATCCGTATGGCGAGCGAGCACTATCAGTGTTCCCAGGGGATCGCTGAGTTTCTTGGTGGAAAACGCCAGTTGGACCGAAACGCGCAGACTGATGGCACTCCGGATCCTGGTGTGGCGATTGGTTTGAAGGTTAACCCAGAGGGCTAA
- a CDS encoding ABC1 kinase family protein — protein MIQLLTQDGRQYAALTSLLLKHGFADVAKSLGLSTAGDETGSSGASAEALAGDIEQLGGAYIKLAQIISTRDDLIPSEYIEAFERLQDDVSPLEWPQIEQIIEQRFDTKPAKLFASIDKRPLASASLGQVHRARLKDGREVVVKVRRPDVESEVAKQIRSLKRIASVVDKETSVGKQFRFGLLIKAVEYAFEVELDFRREADHLITLGENLADFKTLCLPRPVPQLIAEDVLVMEYVSGIPVKDVDGSVLLERDCESIAHELVDAYLKQILIDGVFHADPHPGNLMLLTAGENSCRDGAQIALIDAGMVIELPPMMRRKLGALLLAFGEREGERAAALAQEMGYADEDFDAEKFRVAAARVVANAGGRFDSMSLGRTIVRFLSVAGENGLTLPFELILLSKAFLQLETTLCMLNPSFDVQRMIRSKTAELLYHRAKEQANPGRVASALLESAELASQLPERLNRITRLLSENQLRINVDAIDESTLLTGAHRIANRITSGLIVASMIVGASIIMQLETDWMLFGYPALATAMFLLSFVIGCVLIFQATFSDRASR, from the coding sequence ATGATTCAGTTGTTAACTCAAGACGGGCGACAATACGCTGCTCTCACGTCACTGTTGCTGAAGCATGGATTTGCTGATGTTGCGAAATCACTTGGCCTCTCGACCGCGGGCGACGAGACGGGATCGTCAGGTGCCTCCGCCGAAGCACTTGCCGGCGATATCGAGCAGCTCGGCGGGGCCTACATCAAGTTAGCGCAAATCATCAGCACGCGTGACGATCTAATACCTTCGGAATACATCGAAGCATTCGAGCGTCTCCAAGATGATGTTTCGCCATTGGAATGGCCCCAGATTGAACAGATTATCGAACAACGATTCGATACCAAGCCGGCCAAGCTTTTTGCATCGATCGACAAGCGTCCGCTCGCATCCGCCTCGCTGGGGCAAGTGCACCGCGCGCGACTGAAAGACGGTCGCGAAGTCGTCGTGAAGGTGCGTCGGCCCGACGTCGAAAGTGAGGTCGCAAAACAAATTCGCAGCTTGAAACGCATCGCGTCGGTCGTCGATAAAGAAACATCGGTTGGGAAGCAGTTCCGTTTTGGGTTGCTGATCAAGGCAGTTGAATATGCTTTTGAAGTCGAATTAGACTTCCGGCGTGAAGCAGATCATCTCATCACGCTCGGTGAAAACCTCGCCGACTTTAAAACGCTTTGTCTGCCGCGTCCGGTGCCTCAACTGATCGCTGAGGACGTCCTGGTGATGGAATACGTTTCAGGTATTCCGGTTAAAGACGTTGACGGCTCGGTCCTGCTAGAGCGAGACTGCGAATCAATCGCACACGAGCTTGTCGATGCCTATCTAAAGCAAATCTTGATTGACGGGGTCTTTCATGCCGATCCCCACCCCGGCAATTTGATGTTGTTAACGGCCGGGGAGAATTCTTGTCGTGATGGTGCACAAATCGCATTGATCGATGCGGGGATGGTGATCGAGCTTCCGCCGATGATGCGGCGTAAACTGGGTGCGCTGCTGCTCGCGTTCGGCGAACGCGAAGGGGAGCGGGCGGCCGCACTTGCGCAAGAGATGGGATACGCGGATGAGGATTTTGATGCGGAGAAATTCCGTGTCGCGGCCGCGCGCGTCGTTGCCAATGCCGGCGGTCGATTCGATTCGATGTCACTAGGGCGGACGATTGTGCGATTTCTTTCCGTCGCGGGCGAAAACGGGCTGACGCTCCCTTTCGAATTAATATTGCTTAGCAAGGCATTCCTGCAGCTCGAAACAACGCTCTGCATGTTGAATCCGTCGTTCGATGTCCAACGCATGATCCGTTCGAAGACTGCAGAGCTCCTGTATCATCGAGCGAAAGAGCAAGCGAACCCGGGACGGGTCGCGTCGGCGCTGTTGGAGTCGGCGGAACTTGCGTCCCAGTTGCCCGAACGATTAAACCGAATCACCCGGTTACTATCGGAAAATCAACTTCGGATCAATGTTGACGCGATTGACGAGTCAACGTTGTTGACGGGCGCACACAGAATCGCCAACCGGATCACCTCTGGTTTGATCGTCGCATCAATGATCGTCGGGGCTTCGATCATCATGCAGCTTGAGACGGATTGGATGCTTTTCGGCTACCCCGCTTTGGCAACGGCGATGTTTTTGCTCTCGTTTGTCATCGGCTGTGTTCTGATTTTTCAAGCCACGTTCTCTGATCGAGCTTCACGATGA
- a CDS encoding DUF1328 domain-containing protein produces the protein MLYWAAVFFVIALLAAVFGFGGLAAGAAGIAKILFFVFLILFIVSLIMGRRTAV, from the coding sequence ATGCTTTACTGGGCCGCAGTCTTTTTCGTGATCGCATTGCTTGCCGCTGTCTTCGGTTTCGGAGGCTTGGCAGCAGGTGCCGCCGGAATTGCAAAAATTCTGTTCTTCGTTTTCCTAATCTTGTTCATCGTCAGCCTGATTATGGGACGTCGAACCGCTGTCTAA